The following DNA comes from Desulfobaculum xiamenense.
CCGACGTGATGGGCCTTGGCATGGAGATGTTCAAGGTCAAGAGCGCCGTTGAAGGCGCTCCCATGCGCGACCTCGTCTTCCGTGACTACAAGGATTTCGACATGGCTGGCCACGGCGTTGGCATCGGCCAGCTGGAAGTCGTGGACCTCGACATCCTCAAGCCCTACGTTGATGGCCTCTACGAGGAGATCACCAAGCTGAAGGGCGAGAAGGGTCATCACACCATCATGCTGATGCTGACCGACATCATGAAGGAAGGCACCGAGATGCTGTTCGTCACCGACGACAAGGCCGTCTTCAAGAAGGCCTTCGGTGTGGACGCTGGCGAGCGTTCCTTCTGGCTGCAGGGCTGCATGTCCCGCAAGAAGCAGGTTGTGCCCGATTTCCAGGCTAAGGCTTTCGCCTAAGTCCGGACCACGGCCCAACGGCTGTACCGCCTGATTGCAAGGCCCGGCAGGTTTTTCCTGCCGGGCCTTTTTGTGTGTGGCGAGGGGGGGAGTGGAGGCGTGGTTTTCTTGTACGAAGCACACGCGAGGCGTCAGTTGCGTGGTTGCGAAATCGAAACGTTGCGGAACATGATATCGTCCTTTCCTACAAGGAATTTTCCGTAAGCTTGGTATGAAAAGTGCATTATTGACGGCGGTTGGGCGAATGACGTTAAAATTGACGTAGCCCAATGCCAAGCTGATGTCTCGCTGCTGTTGTGATTCGCTACTGACGTTTATGTTGAAATTGAATCTTTCATGTTGCACCTCGGTCACATTTTCGATGCTGGTGAAGCGGTGGGATGAATGAGGGTACTGTTCCAGATAAGAGATAATAGCACATCCATTCCTGGCGGTGATCTTGTTGTCGCATCAAGTTTGATGCGAGAACTTGCCGCGTGCGGTGTGGATGTCGAGATGCGAACAGATCATGACAGTGATGTTCGTGGATATGACGTCGTCCATATCTTCAATTATGATGTTCCATTTGCATTGAATGCGGCACGCTGCGGCGTTCCGTATGTCGTTACGCCGATGTTCGAGGATTTCGGACGGTATTTCGAGCGTTCGCAGCGGGCAATCTGTGCCTTCGCGAGGCATCTTTCCGGAGATATGCCGCCCGATGTGCTCAATGCGGAGCTGCGCGGCATTTCCGGGCGTAGTAGCGCGGAATTGTCCTATGCGGATATTGCCTTCATGGCCGAAGGGGCACAGGCCACATTCGCTAGCGGCGAATCCGAGGGGCGGCGAATCAAGGAGGCCTTTCCCAAGGCTGGACCTGTTTGGCCTGTGCATCTCGGATTTGCGCGTCCTACTTCTGTGAAGGGCGATGCTGTCGAACTTTGCGCCGAACGCTTCGGAGTGCGGGATTTCGTCCTGTGCGTGGGGCGGTTGGAGTCGCGCAAGAATCAGCTCATGCTGTTGCATGCCCTGCGCGACGACGACATTCCGCTTGTTTTCGTCAATAGTTCGGCATTCGACGACGAGTACGGGCGGCTGTGCCGCGCCTATCCACGCCGTGGGCGGACGATTTTTACCGGGCGTGTCGATGCGGAAACCCTTTGCGCACTGTATGCGGCCGCGCGTGTCCATGCGTTGCCGAGCTGGTATGAACTGCCGGGACTCGTCTCGCTTGAGGCTGCATGGGCCGGGTGTGAAGTGGTCGCCCCTGATTGGGGGACTTTGCCTTCCTATCTTGGAGACCTC
Coding sequences within:
- a CDS encoding glycosyltransferase; its protein translation is MRVLFQIRDNSTSIPGGDLVVASSLMRELAACGVDVEMRTDHDSDVRGYDVVHIFNYDVPFALNAARCGVPYVVTPMFEDFGRYFERSQRAICAFARHLSGDMPPDVLNAELRGISGRSSAELSYADIAFMAEGAQATFASGESEGRRIKEAFPKAGPVWPVHLGFARPTSVKGDAVELCAERFGVRDFVLCVGRLESRKNQLMLLHALRDDDIPLVFVNSSAFDDEYGRLCRAYPRRGRTIFTGRVDAETLCALYAAARVHALPSWYELPGLVSLEAAWAGCEVVAPDWGTLPSYLGDLVHYCDPSDPDSIRRAVLAALGSSKASGARDALAQCTWESAAQRVLGVYEDVAAACATEVGAERLRGIRRVASMEEGLRARRRRAMDMAFTAPGDSLRLATGLLRQRPGNPSLLYCCGVAHTVAGQFIEAERCLKAALKLQPFLCVEAYLYLALGMSRQGRPGEVLRVVDNVARLFPFVQPEHFSLLEQYRKQAVCVMERDDGLGVLEFPA